The following proteins are encoded in a genomic region of Neomicrococcus aestuarii:
- a CDS encoding pyridoxal phosphate-dependent aminotransferase codes for MSNAGRYQKSDKLSNVLYDIRGPLLEQAQRMEAEGHSILKLNIGNPAPFGFEAPDAILVDMIRNLPQAQGYSDSRGILSARTAVSQYYQTRGIQTIGVDDVYLGNGVSELITLSLNALLNNGDEVLIPSPDYPLWTASVSLAGGSPVHYTCVEEEGWLPDLEELESLVTERTKGMVIINPNNPTGAVYPKHILEGMLDIAFRHKLIVFADEIYEKILYDDAVHYNVAALSDDVLTLTFSGLSKAYRVCGFRSGWMAISGPKFHAKSYIEGINMLTNMRLCANVPAQHAIQTALGGYQSINDLILPGGRLLEQRNIAYKLLNDMPGVSVQQARGAMYLFPKLDPEIYPIEDDQQFALELLQEQKILITQGTGFNWKSSDHFRLVTLPSVDMLDEALHRIAEFLENYRQRYGTD; via the coding sequence ATGAGTAACGCCGGCCGGTACCAAAAATCAGACAAGCTCTCGAATGTTCTCTATGACATTCGCGGGCCGCTCTTGGAGCAAGCGCAGCGCATGGAAGCGGAGGGTCACTCGATCCTCAAGCTGAACATCGGCAACCCCGCGCCGTTTGGTTTCGAGGCGCCGGACGCGATCTTGGTGGACATGATCCGTAACCTGCCACAAGCGCAGGGCTACTCCGATTCGCGCGGAATTCTCTCCGCCCGCACCGCCGTCTCCCAGTACTACCAAACGCGCGGCATCCAAACCATCGGCGTCGACGACGTCTACCTGGGCAACGGCGTCTCCGAGCTCATCACGTTGAGCCTGAACGCGTTGCTCAACAACGGCGACGAAGTGCTCATCCCCTCACCGGATTACCCGTTGTGGACAGCTTCGGTCTCTCTGGCTGGCGGTAGCCCGGTGCACTACACGTGCGTGGAAGAAGAGGGCTGGCTGCCAGACCTTGAAGAGCTTGAGTCCCTCGTGACGGAGCGCACCAAGGGCATGGTGATCATCAACCCGAACAACCCCACGGGCGCTGTGTACCCCAAGCACATTCTTGAGGGCATGCTGGACATTGCGTTCCGCCACAAGCTCATTGTGTTTGCGGATGAGATTTACGAAAAAATCCTGTACGACGACGCGGTCCACTACAACGTTGCAGCTTTGAGCGACGATGTGCTCACGTTAACGTTCTCCGGTTTGTCAAAAGCGTACCGAGTCTGTGGCTTCCGTTCCGGATGGATGGCCATTTCCGGTCCGAAATTCCATGCCAAGAGCTACATCGAGGGCATCAACATGCTCACGAACATGCGTTTGTGCGCCAACGTGCCCGCGCAGCACGCCATCCAGACGGCGTTGGGCGGTTACCAGTCCATCAATGACTTGATCCTCCCGGGCGGTCGGCTCTTGGAACAGCGCAACATCGCGTACAAACTACTCAATGACATGCCAGGTGTTTCCGTGCAACAGGCCCGCGGCGCCATGTACTTGTTCCCGAAGCTTGATCCAGAGATCTACCCGATTGAGGATGATCAGCAGTTCGCACTCGAGCTGTTGCAAGAGCAAAAGATCCTGATCACTCAGGGCACGGGCTTCAACTGGAAGAGCTCGGATCACTTCCGACTCGTGACACTCCCAAGCGTAGACATGCTTGATGAGGCCCTGCACCGTATTGCAGAATTTTTGGAAAATTACCGACAGCGCTACGGAACGGACTAA
- a CDS encoding PPK2 family polyphosphate kinase, whose amino-acid sequence MAKKIGFVEDPQALLRGGRSVDLSAIDPNSTPGFNGKKADGQAVLAAEATELSELQERLFASSREGAPERVLLILQAMDTAGKGGIVRHVVGAVDPQGIEHHAFKAPTDEEKSHDFLWRIEKQLPGAGIIGVFDRSHYEDVLVHRVKSLSPSEEITRRYAAIKDFERGLVAEGTRVIKVMLHISKEEQGARLLERLERPDKYWKYNPGDLEDRALWDQFQEAYQIAIRQTDLNDAPWYVVPANKKWYARAAVQRLMINALKDINPTWPPADFDVEEEKKRLAAS is encoded by the coding sequence ATGGCTAAGAAAATCGGCTTTGTTGAAGACCCACAGGCACTCCTTCGAGGGGGACGATCCGTGGACCTGTCCGCGATTGATCCCAACTCGACGCCGGGCTTCAACGGGAAAAAGGCCGATGGCCAAGCCGTTCTCGCAGCAGAGGCAACCGAGCTTTCCGAACTTCAAGAGCGGCTGTTTGCATCATCCCGCGAGGGCGCGCCTGAGCGTGTGTTGCTGATTCTTCAGGCCATGGACACCGCCGGTAAGGGCGGAATTGTCCGCCACGTGGTGGGTGCAGTGGATCCGCAGGGCATTGAGCATCACGCGTTCAAAGCGCCGACGGACGAAGAGAAGAGCCACGATTTCTTGTGGCGCATCGAGAAGCAGCTTCCCGGTGCCGGAATCATTGGTGTCTTCGACCGCTCGCATTACGAGGACGTGCTGGTGCACCGCGTGAAGTCCCTTTCGCCGAGCGAGGAGATCACGCGCCGCTACGCGGCCATCAAGGATTTCGAACGAGGTCTGGTTGCCGAAGGCACGCGCGTGATCAAGGTGATGCTGCACATCTCTAAAGAGGAGCAGGGAGCACGCTTGTTGGAGCGACTGGAACGCCCGGACAAGTACTGGAAATACAACCCAGGCGACCTTGAAGACCGCGCTTTGTGGGATCAGTTCCAAGAGGCCTACCAAATCGCGATCCGTCAGACGGACCTCAACGACGCCCCGTGGTATGTAGTTCCTGCGAACAAGAAGTGGTACGCCCGGGCGGCGGTCCAGCGCCTGATGATCAACGCGCTCAAGGACATCAATCCCACGTGGCCGCCAGCTGACTTTGACGTGGAAGAAGAAAAGAAGCGGCTCGCAGCTAGCTAG
- a CDS encoding exodeoxyribonuclease VII small subunit — MATNASEASNTHPDIASLSYEQAREELVAVVSQLEAGGTSLEQSLALWERGEALAQRCEAWLAGAQERIDRARQANSDAEDSES, encoded by the coding sequence ATGGCAACTAATGCTTCTGAAGCATCGAATACACACCCAGACATCGCCTCGTTGAGCTACGAACAAGCTCGCGAGGAGCTCGTAGCTGTTGTCTCCCAGCTGGAGGCCGGCGGGACCAGCCTTGAGCAATCATTGGCTCTGTGGGAGCGCGGCGAAGCGCTTGCTCAGCGCTGTGAAGCATGGCTTGCTGGCGCTCAGGAGCGTATTGATCGCGCTCGCCAAGCAAACAGCGACGCTGAGGACTCCGAAAGCTAA